The Armatimonadota bacterium genomic sequence AGGCTCCCGGCCGATGGGAGGTCTACACCCACGGGGGCCGGGTGCCCACGGGCCTGGACGCCATCGCCTGGGCCCGGCAGGTGGAGCGACTGGGTGCGGGGGAGATCCTGCTGACCAGCATGGATCGGGACGGCACCACGGAGGGGTTCGATCTCGAACTCACCCGCTCCGTGAGCGAAGCGGTGGGGATTCCCGTCATCGCCTCGGGCGGCGCGGGCCGACCTGAGCACTTTGTGGAGGTGCTCACGGAGGGGAAGGCCGATGCGGCTCTTGCGGCCTCCATCTTCCACTTCGGGCAGGTGCGGATCCGCGAGGTGAAGGCCGCCCTTCTGGCTGCGGGAATTCCGGTCCGCATGGATTGAGGGATGGACCCGCGGGCGCTGACGTACGACGATCAGGGATTGGTCCCCGTGGTGGTTCAGGACGGGCGGACGGGGGAAGTGCTCATGCTGGCCTACGCGAATGCAGAGGCCGTGGAGCGCACCCGGCTCAGCGGATTCGCCCACTTCTGGTCACGGACCCGGAACGCCCTGTGGATGAAGGGGGAGACCTCGGGGAACCGGCTGCGGGTGCGTCGGATCCTTGTGGACTGCGACGCGGATGCCCTCCTGTACGTGGTGGAGCCCGAGGGTCCTACCTGCCACCGGGGGGAACGTACCTGCTTCCACCGAGATCTGGAGGGAGAGCGGGCCGGTTCTCCAGCCGGCATCCTCTCGGACCTCGCCGCCCTCATCGCCCACCGGGCCGCACACCCCGTGGAGGGCTCGTACACCTCGGACCTGCTACGGGACCATCCCGCGCGGCTGCGGGAGAAGATCTACGAGGAAGCCGCGGAGGTGGCGCGGGCCGCGCGGGAAGAGGGGCGGGAGCGCCTCGCGGAGGAGGCCGCAGACCTCCTGTACCACCTGCTGGTACTCCTCCAGCGGAGCGGCACCGCATGGGAGGAGGTACTGGATCGGTTGATCCAACGCCGCGCTCGGGGAGCTCCCTCGGGCCCATAGTGCCGCGAGGAGAGGGATGCGGTACGCCATCCTCTCCGACATCCATGCGAACCTGGACGCCCTGGAGGCGGTGCTGCGGGATCTCCAGGGACAGGGGGTGGACCGCGTAGTGTGCCTGGGGGATTTCGTGGGCTACGGGCCGGAACCCAACGAGTGCGTGGAACACCTCCGCCCCCGGCTGCACCTAGCCCTGGTGGGCAACCACGATCTGGCGGCCATTGGGCGGCTGAGCTCCGAGCGGTTCAACATTTTCGCCCGCGTGGCCATCGAGTGGACCCGTCAGCGACTGGCACCGTCCGTCCGCGCATACCTCGCTTCCCTCCCTGCCCGGGCGGAGGGGGATGACCTTCTGTTCGTCCACGGAAGCCCCCGGGACCCCGTGGAGGAGTATGTCCTCGATCCCGTGACCGCGGACGAGAACTTCCGGTCAGAGCCCTTTGCGATCTGCTTTTTCGGGCACTCCCATCTGCCCGTGTGGTTCCTCTATGACGGCGCTCGCACCGTCATGCGCCACCTTCCTCCGAACGCTCCCGTACATCTGGAGGAGGGGATGCGACACCTGGTGAATGTGGGGAGCGTGGGACAGCCCAGGGACGGGGATCCCAGAGCCGCCTACCTCATCTATGACGCGGGGGCCCGGACCGTGGAGCTCCGGCGGCTTGTGTATCCCATTGAAGTGGTGCAGCGGAAGATGCAGGCCGCGGAACTCCCCCGGCCTCTATGGGCACGTCTGGCGGAGGGGCGCTAGCATGCGGATCTATACCCGCACGGGAGATCGGGGGCAGACGGCCCTGTGGGGAGGCGAACGGGTGTGGAAGGACCATCCCCGGGTGGAGGCATACGGGACCGTGGACGAGCTGTGCAGCGTCCTCGGTATCGTGCGCAGGTTGCTGCCCGGAGGGGAGCTCCCGGAATGGTTCGGACGGATCCAGGATACCCTCTACGGCATCGCGGCGGAGCTGGCGGCGCCGCGCCCGGAGGAGGGACGGACTCCCCGCCTGGCGGGGGAGTTCGTGGAGGAGCTGGAGCGCTGGATTGATCGGATGAGCGCGGATCTGCCTCCGCTCCGATCCTTCGTCCTCCCCGGAGGGACGGAGGCGGGCGCGTGGCTCCACCTGGCCCGGGCGGTGGCCCGGCGGGCGGAGCGACGGGTGGTGGCCCTGGCCCGCCAGGAGCCCCTCAATCCGGAGATCCTCCGCTACCTGAACCGGCTGAGCGACCTCCTGTTCGTGGCCGCCCGGTGGGTGAACCTCCGGGCAGGTGTACCGGAACGTCCCTGGCCCCCCGAGCCCCGGCCCTGACCTTACCGTCCCAAGGGGTTGCTCTGCCACGGGAAGTAGACTATGCTCTACATAAGCGTAGCGAGAAATCTACATCCACCATGGGCCGGGAGATCCTGCTCTCCCCGCCTCGTACGGAGCCGCACCTCCGGGTAGAGGCCTCCCCTGTGTACGATTTCCTGGCTGCCCTCTTCGTGGTCCACCACCACGGGCGGTCCCTGGAGTTCGATGTTCCGGAGGAGTGGATCCGACGGGCCCGCCGGGCGCTAGGTCCCTGCTTGCTCCGGGACCTAGCGCGGTTTGCGGGTCCGAGGGCTTTCTTTCTCTCCCTGGTGACCCTTCTGGATCGCCGCGTGGCGGAGGCCAGCGTGCCGGCCTTTGTGGATCAGGTGGCCCGGTTGCCCGCGGAGGAGCTCGTGCTCCTGCTGCTCACGAGCACCCCCGCTGCCCGCCCGGCCAGGCCGTACCTGTGCGAGGTGCTGACCGCCCGGCCTGGCCCTGTCCGAACCGCCCTGCGGCGGTTCGGGCAGGCCTTTCCGGAGGAGCTGGGGCGGCGGGAGGCGGTGGCCCTGGCCCGTCGGGATCCCCGGGAGGTGCAGGAGGGACTGGTGCGGCTCTTGCAGCACTTCTACCGGGAGGCCTACGCTCCGGAGGAAGACCGGATCCTCCCCCTATTGCAGAAAGATGCCGCGCGCAAGCGGGAGCGTGCACGGCGCCTTGCGCCCCAAGCGTTCGTAGAGGAGGCCACGGGAGGCCTCGTCCTGGATCCCACGGCGGTGTCCGAGGTGGTCGTGGCCCCCTCCCATTTCGTGCGGCCCTACAACCTCGTGGTGGATCACGGGGGCATCCGCACGTACATTACCCCCCTCACCGCGGAAGCGACCCCGGACACCCTGGAAGCGATCCGGCGGGTGGCAAAGGCGCTCGCGGACCACTCCCGCCTTCGGATCCTGCGTCTGCTGGCGGAACGGGCCATGTACACCCAGCAGATCGCCGAGGCCCTGGGCACAAGCCACGTTACCGTGCTCCACCACCTGGCCGTCCTGCGGGCCGCGCGGCTCATCCGGGTGGTGGAGCGTCAGCAGACCCGCTGGTATACCTTGCATCCAGGGGCTCTCGAATCCCTCCTCACCCACCTGCGGGCGCTCCTGCCGCCCCCTTCCGCGCAGACCGGGAATCCCTCCTGAGGACCATGTTCCGGGCGTTTCGCCATCCCGCGTATCGGACGTACTGGTTGGGAATGGCTGTCTCCCAGGTGGGGACGTGGATGCAGGCCACGGCTCAGGCTTTCTTCGTGTATCAGCGGACGGGGTCGGCCCTGCAGACGGGGGCGGTCACCTTTGCCTTCACCCTCCCCTCCCTGCTCTTCTCC encodes the following:
- a CDS encoding metallophosphatase family protein, with amino-acid sequence MRYAILSDIHANLDALEAVLRDLQGQGVDRVVCLGDFVGYGPEPNECVEHLRPRLHLALVGNHDLAAIGRLSSERFNIFARVAIEWTRQRLAPSVRAYLASLPARAEGDDLLFVHGSPRDPVEEYVLDPVTADENFRSEPFAICFFGHSHLPVWFLYDGARTVMRHLPPNAPVHLEEGMRHLVNVGSVGQPRDGDPRAAYLIYDAGARTVELRRLVYPIEVVQRKMQAAELPRPLWARLAEGR
- a CDS encoding cob(I)yrinic acid a,c-diamide adenosyltransferase produces the protein MRIYTRTGDRGQTALWGGERVWKDHPRVEAYGTVDELCSVLGIVRRLLPGGELPEWFGRIQDTLYGIAAELAAPRPEEGRTPRLAGEFVEELERWIDRMSADLPPLRSFVLPGGTEAGAWLHLARAVARRAERRVVALARQEPLNPEILRYLNRLSDLLFVAARWVNLRAGVPERPWPPEPRP
- a CDS encoding metalloregulator ArsR/SmtB family transcription factor — translated: MGREILLSPPRTEPHLRVEASPVYDFLAALFVVHHHGRSLEFDVPEEWIRRARRALGPCLLRDLARFAGPRAFFLSLVTLLDRRVAEASVPAFVDQVARLPAEELVLLLLTSTPAARPARPYLCEVLTARPGPVRTALRRFGQAFPEELGRREAVALARRDPREVQEGLVRLLQHFYREAYAPEEDRILPLLQKDAARKRERARRLAPQAFVEEATGGLVLDPTAVSEVVVAPSHFVRPYNLVVDHGGIRTYITPLTAEATPDTLEAIRRVAKALADHSRLRILRLLAERAMYTQQIAEALGTSHVTVLHHLAVLRAARLIRVVERQQTRWYTLHPGALESLLTHLRALLPPPSAQTGNPS
- the hisIE gene encoding bifunctional phosphoribosyl-AMP cyclohydrolase/phosphoribosyl-ATP diphosphatase HisIE; protein product: MDPRALTYDDQGLVPVVVQDGRTGEVLMLAYANAEAVERTRLSGFAHFWSRTRNALWMKGETSGNRLRVRRILVDCDADALLYVVEPEGPTCHRGERTCFHRDLEGERAGSPAGILSDLAALIAHRAAHPVEGSYTSDLLRDHPARLREKIYEEAAEVARAAREEGRERLAEEAADLLYHLLVLLQRSGTAWEEVLDRLIQRRARGAPSGP